From a region of the Helianthus annuus cultivar XRQ/B chromosome 5, HanXRQr2.0-SUNRISE, whole genome shotgun sequence genome:
- the LOC110938495 gene encoding 40S ribosomal protein S20-2, producing the protein MAYAAVKVTKVGLEEPLEQIHKIRITLSSKNVNNLEKGIVFFAIGSRNFVRLRSGLVTTTKVLHITTRKSPCGEGTNTWDKFELRVHKRVIDLFSSLDDVKQITSITIESGVEVEVTIADP; encoded by the exons ATGGCGTATGCTGCAGTGAAGGTAACAAAGGTGGGGCTAGAAGAACCCCTAGAACAAATTCACAAGATTAGAATCACTCTCTCTTCCAAGAATGTTAACAACCTTGAAAAAGGTATTGTTTTCTTTGCAATTGGatcaagaaatttcgttcgtttacgttct ggccTTGTTACAACAACCAAGGTTCTTCACATTACGACAAGGAAGTCTCCTTGCGGTGAAG GCACAAACACATGGGACAAATTTGAGCTTCGTGTCCACAAGAGGGTCATTGATCTTTTCAGCTCACTGGATGACGTGAAGCAAATCACCTCCATCACTATCGAATCTGGTGTCGAGGTTGAAGTCACCATCGCTGACCCTTAA
- the LOC110939826 gene encoding G-type lectin S-receptor-like serine/threonine-protein kinase SD3-1, with translation MLGRNRSSSHFRSVFLLVVLRVVSSQIPLGSKLSVEEKNHWVSPNGDFAIGFFKRLNEYGIGIRINSRLIPTDKQPIVWAAGGDLRVGDKSYFELTKTGEFVLFDSTRGVTVWASKTANSSVDSALLQDDGNLVLLNTNKDIVWQSFEFPSDTLLPGENLSSNQVLRAASRNLISSYYTLRIGVVGDLELKWENNVVYWRSASFPSRSALRAVLASNGAFQLFDQTSSPIWSVFSDDHGEPDVKFRVLRLDVDGNIRLHSWSKNSTSWKLVWQAVENQCDVFATCGLTGICAFNESGSPVCKCPFSLSSVSSSKCLLPYKQSCKSGSSMIKLDRTSLYAIYPPNETVVSQVSAAQCQNLCQQDHLCTAATFTNDGTANCKIKKTQYASGQSGLSIPSVSFVKICNDPIAVIPNLTKSKPDPPSQNTPPTQDHLSVCVNCVLGVGGGTIIVFIIIHLGLMGFWIYRKRYSFTAPDYATYSKDGPNPSGCLALSYSEVKEVTDNFKHRVGSNTFKGILPEKQPVLVKDYSTVKVDPRKFRSGILKLGSVHHRNLVRLEGYCCESSYRFLVYEYLKNGSLAKCLEDPAIVKRLTWRKRLDLCLAVARAVSYLHMGCREFVGHGSLSCENVVLDENLEAKVSEYGLTGFLGDGADGGGGSAKDIMDFGYVVLTVLSDVRDRGCDWAYEKWVGGNGAEIVNKTTIEGGVNSDELERVLRIMFWCLQSDERMRPTMGEIVNVLEGAMPVDPPPPSSACRRNPSAAEEYRTGSDSDG, from the coding sequence ATGCTTGGAAGAAACAGATCATCATCGCATTTTCGTTCGGTATTTTTGCTCGTTGTTTTACGCGTTGTTTCGTCACAAATTCCGTTGGGATCAAAGCTGTCGGTGGAGGAAAAGAATCACTGGGTTTCTCCGAATGGGGATTTCGCAATCGGGTTCTTTAAGCGCTTGAATGAGTATGGTATCGGGATCCGTATAAACTCGCGTTTGATACCAACCGATAAACAACCCATTGTTTGGGCTGCTGGTGGTGACTTAAGAGTAGGAGACAAGTCGTATTTCGAGCTCACAAAAACCGGAGAATTCGTTCTTTTCGATTCCACAAGAGGAGTTACCGTTTGGGCCAGCAAAACCGCCAATTCATCTGTTGATTCCGCACTTCTACAAGATGATGGCAATTTGGTTCTTTTGAACACGAACAAAGACATCGTCTGGCAAAGCTTCGAGTTTCCGTCCGATACACTTCTCCCGGGCGAGAATTTATCGTCAAATCAAGTGTTACGAGCTGCTAGTCGTAATTTGATTTCGAGTTATTACACTCTTCGGATCGGTGTCGTCGGTGATCTAGAACTCAAATGGGAAAACAATGTTGTTTACTGGAGAAGCGCGTCATTCCCTTCGCGGTCAGCTTTGCGAGCCGTGCTTGCTTCTAATGGAGCCTTCCAACTGTTTGATCAAACTTCAAGCCCGATATGGTCGGTGTTTAGCGATGATCATGGTGAACCGGATGTCAAGTTTCGGGTCCTACGGTTGGATGTGGACGGAAATATTCGGCTACACTCATGGTCGAAAAACTCGACATCGTGGAAATTAGTTTGGCAAGCTGTCGAGAACCAATGTGACGTTTTCGCAACCTGCGGGCTCACCGGAATCTGTGCGTTTAACGAATCGGGGTCCCCTGTATGTAAATGCCCGTTTTCTCTATCGTCGGTTTCTTCTTCCAAATGCTTGCTTCCTTATAAGCAAAGCTGTAAATCGGGTTCTTCCATGATTAAACTCGACCGTACTTCACTGTATGCTATTTACCCACCAAACGAAACTGTCGTTTCACAAGTCAGCGCTGCACAGTGTCAAAACTTGTGTCAACAAGACCATCTGTGCACCGCCGCAACTTTCACGAACGACGGAACCGCAAATTGCAAAATCAAGAAAACCCAATACGCCAGCGGTCAGTCGGGGTTATCCATACCTTCTGTTTCATTTGTTAAAATATGTAACGATCCTATAGCGGTTATACCAAATTTGACCAAATCTAAACCCGATCCCCCTTCACAAAACACTCCTCCAACGCAAGATCATCTCTCGGTTTGCGTTAATTGTGTGCTTGGTGTCGGTGGTGGAACGATCATCGTGTTTATTATAATCCACTTAGGACTAATGGGTTTCTGGATTTACCGGAAAAGGTATAGTTTCACGGCTCCGGATTACGCAACCTACAGTAAAGACGGCCCGAATCCTAGCGGGTGTCTTGCTTTATCGTATAGCGAAGTGAAAGAAGTTACGGATAACTTTAAGCACCGGGTCGGGTCGAACACGTTCAAGGGTATTCTCCCGGAAAAGCAGCCCGTTTTGGTGAAAGATTATAGTACGGTGAAGGTAGACCCGCGAAAGTTTAGAAGCGGGATTTTGAAACTAGGAAGTGTTCATCATCGAAACCTCGTCAGGCTCGAGGGTTATTGTTGCGAATCGAGTTACCGATTCCTAGTGTACGAGTACCTCAAAAACGGCTCGCTTGCTAAGTGTTTGGAGGACCCGGCAATAGTCAAGAGACTAACGTGGAGAAAACGGCTGGACCTTTGCTTAGCGGTCGCAAGGGCCGTTTCGTACTTACACATGGGATGTCGGGAGTTTGTTGGTCATGGTAGTTTAAGTTGTGAGAACGTCGTTTTGGATGAGAATTTAGAAGCCAAAGTGAGCGAGTACGGATTAACAGGTTTTCTAGGTGACGGTGCAGATGGTGGTGGGGGGAGTGCGAAGGACATAATGGACTTCGGATACGTTGTTTTGACGGTGTTGAGTGATGTGCGGGACCGTGGTTGTGACTGGGCTTACGAGAAATGGGTGGGTGGCAATGGAGCGGAGATTGTGAATAAAACGACGATAGAAGGTGGTGTGAATAGCGATGAGCTTGAGCGAGTGCTGCGGATAATGTTTTGGTGTTTACAGTCAGATGAGAGAATGAGGCCTACAATGGGAGAGATAGTGAATGTGTTAGAGGGTGCAATGCCGGTTGATCCACCACCGCCGTCTTCCGCTTGCCGGAGAAACCCGTCCGCCGCGGAAGAATACAGGACCGGATCCGACTCCGATGGTTAG